The Nitrospinota bacterium genomic interval GTCGATTTCAACCATCCGTTTTCGCTGTTCGCTAAAGTCTTCGCTGGCGACGGCTTCGGGCCAGGTCCAAAGCAGGAGGGGTAAGGCAGTGGCGGCCAGGGAGAGAAAAAAACCCTTAGAGAATAAGCCCGTTTTTTTTGAGCCAGGCTTGGCTGTCAAACTGCTTATTATTAAATTCCTGAAACTCAATCTCTTTTTTAGAAAGTCGATCACCATCGATATATTGAGGCCGCTCACTGGATTTTCTCTTGCTGGCCTTTTTTGCAGGGAGCGTATCCAGAAAGTCTTCCTCAACCTCCATTTCAAGGGATTCCGTCAAAACCTGCATTTTCAATACAAGCACCATAAAACTTTGAGGGCAGATTTTTTCCTTTTTTTGGATCTGGGCAACGATATTTTTGACCTTCTCAGAATTCATCACCGCATCGGTGATCGCTCTGGATAATCTTTCAAAATCACGCTCAGAACCTTCCGAATCATGTGCTTCGCTCACAAAACCCCCTTTGTTTATGTTCCCTTCTTACTCAATAAAACTTTACTACCTGTTTTTAACATAAACTTGCCAATGTATATTGTCAAGTCCGTTCAATTTTCCCAGCCCTTGCATATGAAGAGAAGATTTCTTATGACTTTTTAGGGTACATTTTAAAGGATGGCTGTCAATACTTGGGAACCGATGCATCGATTTTATCGGACCATTCCGTGATCCCGCCGCGCATGCTTTTGACGTTGGAGTAGCCCATTTTAATCAGCGCGTTTGCCGCTTTCAAACTGCGGACCCCGGCTTTGCAATGGAGAACAATTTCATCCTGTTGGCGCAGACCGTTGAGCCTGGCCGGATCCATCGCTTCAAATTCGCCCAGAGGGATCAAGGTCGTGCCGTTGATTTTGCAAATCTGATATTCCGAAGGTTCGCGAACATCGATCAGCTTGAAGTTTTTTCCGCTATCCAGCATTTTCTTGACTTCCAAAACGTCAATCTCCAGGGGGTCAACAGCGGAAGATTCTTCCTGCGGGACGATGCCGCAAAACTGCTCATAATCGATGAGTTCCTTGATGGTTGGATTGTCTCCACAGATCGGGCAATTCTTGTCTTTACGAAGCTTCAATTCCTTGAATTTCATTGCCAGAGCGTCAAACAAAAGCAATCGCCCCACCAGGGTTTCGCCTTTTCCCAAAATCAGTTTGATCACTTCGTTGGCCTGGATCAAACCAATAATGCCGGGCAATATACCCAGTACGCCGCCTTCCGCACAACTGGGCACCAGACCCGGTGGCGGTGGCTCGGGATACAGACAGCGGTAGCAGGGACCCTCTTTTGAATAGAAAACGGAAGCCTGGCCC includes:
- the moeB gene encoding molybdopterin-synthase adenylyltransferase MoeB; translation: MALSQDQINRYSRHLLLPEVGVEGQEKICNAKVLCIGTGGLGAPLGLYLAAAGVGKLGMVDFDVVDFSNLQRQVIHGESTLGKLKVDSAKARISDLNSSIDVVTYNTRLTSENALDIFKDYDIIVDGTDNFPTRYLANDAAVLLGKPYIYGCILRFEGQASVFYSKEGPCYRCLYPEPPPPGLVPSCAEGGVLGILPGIIGLIQANEVIKLILGKGETLVGRLLLFDALAMKFKELKLRKDKNCPICGDNPTIKELIDYEQFCGIVPQEESSAVDPLEIDVLEVKKMLDSGKNFKLIDVREPSEYQICKINGTTLIPLGEFEAMDPARLNGLRQQDEIVLHCKAGVRSLKAANALIKMGYSNVKSMRGGITEWSDKIDASVPKY